In Sylvia atricapilla isolate bSylAtr1 chromosome 25, bSylAtr1.pri, whole genome shotgun sequence, a genomic segment contains:
- the BLTP3A gene encoding bridge-like lipid transfer protein family member 3A gives MAGIIKKQILKHLSRFTKNLSPDKINLSTLKGQGQLTNLELDEEVLQNVLELPTWLAITRVYCNKASIRIQWTKLKTHPICLYLDKVEVEMRTCEEPRPPNGQSPIALAAGQSEYGFAEKVVEGMFIVVNSITIKIHSKAFHASFELWQLQGYSVNPNWQQSDLRLTRITDPQRGEVLTFKELTWQTLRIEADATDNGDQDPITTPLRLITNQGRIQISLKRRTKDCNVVASKLMFLLDDLLWVLTDSQLKAMMKYAESLSEAMEKSAQQRKSLAPESVQITPPAPSAQQSWAQPFGASPNATSIGQYFDKHDMKESSYHLLISRLDLHICDDSHARESGALKHGMLGGAIQLTFRRMAFDYYPFHRAGDACKHWVRYSEAMETRGQWAKKLVSEFQSKMEKLYEETDPVFARTPLSPFKRKPDPPQSPQKSPPEKGRAPPTSLPRLRHPPWHRLRSSCVVVRVDDLDVHQVSTAGQQSKKPSTLLSCSRKIFKLPDQVSAIHIEFTEYYFPDNQDFPVPCPNLYMQLNGLMLTLDTPSVLWINLFCLDLCRSLEQFKAIYKLEDSGKRDEHVDVRLDGFRLKLSIPVDKKVTDHRDRPRALCVCMSEVTATNTRHAPSCSCQDLQSLFRKFAGSEFFHSSYAEFPRAQDRFGLLHTLFLRHAYQVDDRPQKHPGLPQLPHKTSASEDLWCVNFNELSLGFEGAESSKGRALSFIDPFPLSIWACLPKKWGQAQICRRQELATSEVKIKPSASFSNHSKNVNLSRELSVCQRSKTDQDLKNISKAPDTMDVLGESDYEVDEGVDSKELEASADIHVLMSSSVHVKVRLNHYQYLVLLRMKEVLQTLQEQLAQDTQEMTGSSLDPMSACVGVMFHSAEVALLMTPAPGSIVEPRSLDSDTTSLIESELSPSDSKEGLAAEEKELKSESSSEKGLGSTSELPEDSGIQDTGASVPLERLPRSASDGALSAAPCGKGAEEKGLVEEAHEAVEALVAERPAETSSHPQSPPALPSSPASDTQPSGRGGVALNGQAELIPLRNIEVELSSALHITKDATKEALHATMDLTKEAMSFTKDALSLSRDKMTSTMQRMLSLPPARDPVPKAEEGAVTPGGAGSSRMRFFSMKRTSSQHSFDTTSVDGSGPEDGLSVDSDGSDGFVMLTDSEPSLDPLTSGQLPQTHSDMGSRSSLVAEEEGGVSPEVNSSTSQSEDPSLQLVSVLVLKMNDVNCAVEVQGDDLSVALQVRNVVPEQLNNVGMWQFLRGYVALGDPGVEKPASPEPRQPHPEVSLRLESGPCAAAHSPLAERNGFLRLLLHSCCTELCTSCLASLGPFLEDEIIPEVIPMEIEVVDAKITLKDDSPPVYPTSPGPVPITLAMDHVVVRRRDDGVFYLTASQEKDSVKQEKPVSVPEEQKAPSESVSPAPAAGARGLQLKQVPELQRELQTMKLALAEANMDKARLLQEIRKYNPLFQL, from the exons GTTTACCAAGAACCTCTCTCCAGACAAAATCAACTTGAGCACGCTGAAAGGTCAGGGGCAGCTGACCAACCTGGAGCTGGATGAGGAGGTGCTGCAGaatgtgctggagctgcccacCTGGCTGGCCATCACCCGGGTCTACTGCAACAAGGCCTCCATCAGG ATCCAGTGGACAAAGCTGAAAACACACCCAATCTGCCTG TACCTGGACAAGGTGGAGGTGGAGATGAGGACGTGTGAGGAGCCTCGGCCACCCAATGGACAGTCCCCCATTGCTCTTGCTGCTGGACAGAG tgaATATGGATTTGCTGAGAAGGTCGTGGAGGGGATGTTTATTGTTGTCAATTCCATCACCATCAAGATTCACTCCAAGGCCTTTCATGCTTCTTTtgagctgtggcagctccagggctaCAGTGTCAACCCCAACTGGCAGCAGAGTGACCTGCGCCTCACCCGCATCACGGACCCGCAGAGGGGAGAG GTTCTGACATTCAAGGAGCTCACCTGGCAGACCCTGAGGATAGAGGCAGATGCCACAGACAATGGGGATCAGGATCCTATCACTACTCCTCTGAGACTCATCACCAACCAGGGGAGGATCCAGATCTCTCTCAAGAGAAGG ACCAAAGATTGCAACGTGGTGGCCTCCAAGCTGATGTTCCTGCTGGATGacctgctctgggtgctgaCAGACTCTCAGCTGAAAGCAATGATGAAATATGCTGAGTCTCTGAGTGAAGCCATGGAGAAATctgctcagcagaggaaaagcctGGCACCAGAGTCTGTACAG ATCactccccctgctcccagtgcccagcagtcCTGGGCTCAGCCCTTTGGAGCCAGCCCCAACGCCACCAGCATCGGGCAGTACTTTGACAAGCACGACATGAAGGAGTCCTCCTACCACCTGCTGATCTCCCGCCTGGACCTGCACATCTGCGACGACAGCCACGCCCGGGAGTCAG GTGCTCTGAAGCATGGGATGCTGGGCGGTGCCATCCAGCTGACCTTCAGGAGGATGGCTTTTGATTATTATCCTTTCCACAGGGCAG GAGATGCCTGCAAGCATTGGGTGAGGTACAGTGAAGCAATGGAGACTCGGGGACAGTGGGCAAAGAAGTTGGTCAGTGAATTTCAAAGCAAGATGGAGAAGCTTTATGAAGAAACAGACCCTGTGTTTGCCAGGACTCCACTTTCCCCTTTCAAAAGGAAACCAG aCCCTCCCCAGAGTCCCCAGAAGAGCCCCCCAGAGAAGGGCCGGGCTCCCCCCACGAGTCTCCCGCGGCTCCGGCACCCGCCCTGGCACCGGCTGCGCTCCAGCTGCGTGGTGGTGAGGGTGGATGACCTGGATGTGCACCAG GTCTCTACAGCTGGGCAGCAAAGTAAGAAACCCTCCACCTTGCTTTCCTGTAGTAGAAAAATCTTCAAACTCCCTGACCAGGTCTCTGCAATCCATATTGAATTCACAGAATATTACTTCCCAGACAATCAGGACTTTCCAG TTCCATGCCCCAACCTGTACATGCAGCTGAATGGCCTGATGCTCACCCTGGACACACCAAGTGTGCTCTGGATAAACCTTTTCTGCCTGGATCTGTGTCGCAGCCTGGAGCAGTTCAAAGCCATCTACAAGCTGGAGGACTCAGGCAAGAGGGATGAGCATGTGGATGTCCGGCTGGATGGCTTCAGGCTGAAG ctcagcatcccCGTGGATAAGAAAGTCACGGATCACCGGGACCGGCCACGGgctttgtgtgtttgcatgtcAGAGGTGACAGCCACCAACACCCGCCACGCTCcgtcctgcagctgccaggacctgCAGAGCCTCTTCCGTAAATTCGCGGGGTCGGAGTTTTTCCACTCCAGCTACGCCGAGTTCCCCCGGGCGCAGGACAGATTCGGCCTCCTGCACACCCTGTTCCTGCGCCACGCCTACCAGGTGGATGACAGGCCACAGAAGCACCCAGgccttccccagctgcctcaCAAAACCTCTGCCTCGGAGGATCTGTGGTGTGTGAATTTCAATGAGCTCTCCCTGGGCTTCGAAGGGGCCGAAAGCTCCAAGGGCAGAGCTCTTAGCTTTATTGacccttttcccctttccataTGGGCCTGCCTGCCCAAAAAGTGGGGGCAAGCTCAGATATGTAGAAGACAGGAACTTGCCACCTCTGAGGTGAAAATCAAGCCTTCTGCCAGCTTTAGCAACCACTCCAAGAACGTGAACCTCTCCAGAGAACTCAGTGTTTGTCAAAGATCAAAGACTGACCAGGATCTGAAGAATATCTCTAAGGCTCCAGACACGATGGATGTCTTGGGAGAGTCTGACTATGAAGTTGATGAAGGAGTAGACAGTAAAGAGCTGGAAGCCTCTGCTGATATCCATGTGCTCATGTCCTCCTCTGTCCATGTCAAAGTTCGTCTCAACCACTACCAGTACTTGGTGCTACTCAGGATGAAGGAAGTTCTCCAGACACTACAGGAGCAGCTGGCCCAAGATACCCAGGAGATGACTGGGTCTTCGTTAGATCCCATGTCTGCTTGTGTGGGAGTTATGTTCCACAGTGCTGAGGTGGCCCTGCTCATGACTCCTGCTCCAGGGTCCATTGTGGAACCCAGGTCCCTGGACTCAGACACAACCAGCCTGATCGAGTCTGAGCTCTCACCCTCAGACAGCAaggaggggctggcagctgaAGAGAAGGAGCTGAAATCAGAGAGCAGTTCAGAGAAGGGCTTAGGCAGCACGTCAGAGCTCCCAGAGGACAGTGGGATCCAGGACACTGGGGCCAGTGTCCCGCTGGAGAGGCTCCCGAGATCCGCGAGCGATGGAGCCCTGAGTGCAGCTCCCTGCGGTAAGGGCGCAGAGGAGAAAGGCTTGGTAGAGGAAGCACACGAAGCTGTGGAAGCCCTGGTTGCAGAAAGACCAGCAGAGACCAGCAGCCACCCTCAGagccctcctgctctcccttccagcccagcctcgGACACGCAGCCCTCGGGCAGAGGAGGCGTCGCTCTCAATGGCCAGGCAGAGCTCATCCCGCTGCGGAACATCGAGGTGGAGCTCTCCAGTGCACTGCACATCACCAAGGACGCCACGAAGGAAGCTCTGCATGCCACCATGGACCTCACCAAGGAGGCCATGTCCTTCACCAAGGATGCCCTGAGCCTGAGCCGGGACAAGATGACCTCCACCATGCAGAGGATGCTGTCTCTGCCCCCGGCCAG GGATCCTGTGCCCAAAGCTGAGGAGGGAGCAGTGACCCCGggtggggcaggcagcagccgGATGCGTTTCTTCTCCATGAAGAGGACCTCATCCCAGCATTCCTTTGACACCACATCTGTGGATGGGAGTGGCCCCGAGGACGGGCTGTCCGTGGACAGTGATGGCAGTGATGGCTTTGTGATGCTCACAGACTCTG AACCCAGCCTGGACCCTCTTACTTCAGGGCAGCTTCCCCAGACCCACAGTGACAtgggcagcagaagcagcctggtggcagaggaggagggtggAGTGTCCCCTGAGGTGAACAGCTCCACGTCCCAGAGTGAAGACCCCAGTCTGCAGCTG GTGTCTGTCCTCGTGTTGAAGATGAATGATGTGAACTGTGCAGTAGAGGTACAAGGGGATGATTTGTCTGTGGCTTTACAAGTGAGGAACGTGGttccagagcagctgaacaACGTTGGCATGTGGCAGTTCCTGCGTGGCTACGTGG ccctaGGAGATCCAGGAGTGGAGAAGCCTGCGAGCCCTGAGCCCAGGCAGCCCCACCCCGAGGTGAGCCTGCGCCTGGAGTCGGGGCCGTGCGCGGCCGCTCACTCGCCGCTGGCCGAGCGCAACGGCTTCctgcggctgctgctgcacagctgctgcacagagctctgcacgTCCTGCCTCGCCAGCCTGGGACCCTTCCTCGAGGATGAAATCATCCCAGAGGTGATCCCCATGGAGATAGAGGTGGTGGATGCCAAAATCACGTTGAAG